From a single Cyprinus carpio isolate SPL01 chromosome A3, ASM1834038v1, whole genome shotgun sequence genomic region:
- the LOC109063213 gene encoding protein Wnt-9b-like, whose protein sequence is MCTGLPRTACPLRLFALCIILSHAAAYFGLTGREPLVFLPGPFANEPPNSKAHLKQCEQMTLTRRQKRLCRREPGLAETLRESVRLSLLECRYQFRNERWNCSMDGRGSLLKRGFKETAFLLAVSSAALSHALAKACSSGRMERCTCDDSPGLQHREAWQWGVCGDNLKYSTKFLKKFLGQKRVSKDLRAQIDAHNINVGIRAVKSGLKTTCKCHGVSGSCAVRTCWKQLSPFQDTGHLLKYRYDMAVRVHSVTNSATGETELASPRRHSNTGPRPRPTELVFLEESPSFCRPSRYSPGTAGRQCSKDTSCSSLCCGRGYNTALHLTTLSCHCQVRWCCHVECQTCLREEEVYTCKKH, encoded by the exons ATGTGCACCGGGCTTCCGAGGACTGCCTGTCCGCTGCGACTTTTTGCCCTCTGCATCATTCTCTCCCACGCAGCAGCCTATTTCGG CCTTACAGGTCGCGAGCCTCTGGTTTTTCTGCCCGGTCCATTTGCCAACGAGCCTCCGAACAGTAAAGCGCACCTGAAGCAATGCGAGCAGATGACTTTGACGCGCCGGCAAAAGCGCTTGTGCCGACGAGAACCGGGGCTGGCGGAGACTTTGAGGGAATCTGTCCGTCTCAGCCTCCTGGAGTGCCGCTATCAGTTCCGCAACGAGCGCTGGAACTGTAGTATGGATGGCCGTGGAAGCCTTTTAAAACGAG GCTTTAAAGAGACGGCCTTTCTGCTCGCGGTGTCGTCAGCAGCGTTGTCTCACGCGTTGGCCAAAGCGTGCAGCTCAGGGCGCATGGAGCGCTGCACCTGCGACGATTCTCCTGGTCTGCAGCACCGCGAGGCCTGGCAGTGGGGCGTGTGCGGGGACAACCTCAAATACAGCACTAAGTTTCTCAAGAAATTCTTGGGACAAAAACGGGTCAGCAAGGACCTGCGTGCCCAAATCGACGCTCACAACATTAACGTCGGCATCCGG GCGGTAAAGAGTGGTCTTAAGACTACTTGTAAATGTCATGGTGTTTCCGGTTCTTGTGCTGTGAGAACATGCTGGAAGCAGCTCTCCCCATTTCAAGACACAGGCCACCTGCTGAAGTACCGCTATGACATGGCCGTTCGAGTGCATAGTGTTACTAACTCCGCCACTGGGGAGACCGAGCTGGCAAGCCCACGGCGTCATAGCAACACGGGTCCCCGCCCACGGCCCACCGAGCTGGTATTTCTGGAGGAGTCACCCAGCTTTTGCAGGCCGTCGCGTTACTCGCCCGGGACGGCCGGCAGACAATGTTCAAAGGACACCAGCTGCAGCAGCCTGTGCTGTGGACGGGGCTACAACACGGCCCTCCACCTCACCACCCTCTCCTGCCACTGCCAGGTCCGCTGGTGCTGTCACGTCGAGTGTCAAACCTGCCTCCGAGAGGAAGAGGTCTACACCTGCAAGAAACATTGA
- the LOC109063223 gene encoding ADP-ribosylation factor 1-like: MGNMFAGLFKNLFGKKEMRILMVGLDAAGKTTILYKLKLGEIVTTIPTIGFNVETVEYKNISFTVWDVGGQDKIRPLWRHYFQNTQGLIFVVDSNDRERVNEAREELTRMLAEDELRDAVLLVFANKQDLPNAMNAAEITDKLGLHSLRHRNWYIQATCATSGDGLYEGLDWLSNQLKNAK, from the exons ATGGGGAATATGTTTGCAGGCCTCTTTAAGAATCTCTTTGGGAAGAAAGAGATGAGAATTCTGATGGTGGGCTTGGATGCTGCTGGAAAGACCACCATCCTGTACAAACTGAAACTGGGAGAAATAGTCACCACCATCCCCACTATCG GTTTTAATGTAGAGACGGTAGAGTATAAGAACATCAGCTTCACTGTGTGGGATGTGGGTGGTCAGGATAAGATCCGGCCACTTTGGAGGCACTATTTCCAGAACACACAAG GCCTGATTTTTGTTGTGGACAGTAACGATAGGGAGCGAGTGAATGAGGCAAGGGAGGAGTTGACGAGGATGCTGGCGGAGGACGAGTTGAGAGATGCTGTGCTGCTGGTCTTTGCCAACAAGCag GATCTGCCCAACGCGATGAACGCAGCCGAGATCACAGACAAGCTTGGCCTTCATTCCCTGCGTCATCGTAACTGGTACATCCAGGCCACCTGCGCCACCAGTGGGGATGGCTTGTACGAAGGGCTCGACTGGCTCTCCAACCAGCTCAAAAACGCTAAATGA